A single window of Xylocopilactobacillus apicola DNA harbors:
- a CDS encoding PTS sugar transporter subunit IIC, giving the protein MTNEATQEKITASSFMNNILAGTATGIIVGLLPNAVLSGILKLFGPNPIAVQLTRVLLTFQFTTPLLIGALIALAFNFTKVDIAIVAGAAYVGSGVTQFNPKILNPVTKAAGMFVSNGTGDLINTMLTAAIAVGLTLLVGDKFGSVKIVAGPILIGGGASWIGLIILPYVAKITVWIGDVINSFTKLQPVLMSILIACMFAVILITPISTVAIGMAIQLNGLSAGAAAMGVAATTIVLVVHSWKVNKSGMTLAIALGAMKMMIPNLFRHPIILLPILTTTIISAIPVAIFGVSGTPASAGFGLVGMVGPLASLDAGKASLNIVVALIVWFVIPIALALISRFIYQNMLHIYDEKVVFAYLGE; this is encoded by the coding sequence ATGACAAATGAAGCAACGCAAGAAAAAATAACTGCCAGTAGTTTTATGAATAATATCTTAGCAGGAACTGCAACAGGAATTATTGTTGGATTACTGCCAAATGCGGTATTATCGGGAATTTTGAAATTATTTGGACCAAACCCAATTGCCGTTCAATTGACCAGAGTTTTACTCACTTTTCAATTTACGACACCGTTGTTGATAGGTGCATTAATCGCTTTGGCTTTTAATTTTACCAAAGTTGATATCGCTATTGTAGCAGGTGCTGCCTACGTTGGTTCTGGAGTAACTCAGTTTAATCCCAAGATTTTAAATCCTGTGACAAAAGCTGCAGGGATGTTTGTTTCTAACGGGACTGGAGATTTAATTAATACGATGTTAACGGCCGCGATTGCGGTGGGCTTGACCTTATTGGTAGGGGATAAATTTGGTTCAGTCAAAATCGTTGCAGGTCCAATTTTAATTGGGGGTGGTGCAAGTTGGATTGGGCTTATTATCTTACCTTATGTTGCTAAAATTACAGTTTGGATTGGTGATGTAATCAATTCATTTACAAAGTTACAGCCAGTTTTAATGAGTATATTAATCGCTTGTATGTTTGCTGTAATTCTTATCACTCCCATATCGACCGTGGCAATCGGAATGGCAATTCAATTAAATGGTTTATCCGCTGGAGCTGCGGCAATGGGTGTTGCAGCAACTACAATTGTTCTGGTGGTTCATTCGTGGAAAGTCAATAAATCAGGGATGACTTTGGCAATTGCTCTAGGAGCTATGAAAATGATGATTCCTAATTTGTTCCGTCATCCGATTATTCTTTTACCAATTTTAACCACAACAATTATTTCAGCAATCCCAGTTGCAATTTTTGGGGTCTCGGGAACGCCTGCTTCAGCTGGTTTTGGTTTAGTTGGAATGGTCGGGCCCTTAGCATCACTTGATGCAGGTAAAGCCAGTCTTAATATTGTTGTCGCTTTGATTGTGTGGTTTGTAATTCCAATTGCATTGGCTCTAATTTCTCGTTTTATTTATCAGAATATGCTACACATTTATGACGAAAAAGTAGTCTTTGCATATCTAGGTGAATAA